A region of Ferruginibacter albus DNA encodes the following proteins:
- a CDS encoding LytR/AlgR family response regulator transcription factor, which yields MKIKSIIVDDEKIARDVVANYLEKYCPVVEVIGQAQHIKEAVPMIQSLQPQLVFLDVEMPFGNAFDILEACEGIPFETIFITAYSEYSLKALNLSAAYYILKPIDITELVAAVNKVQLSLLKSDEFNRNKILLQNLRSKPELQQIALPTLHGFDIIKTASITRLQAKGNFTEVYFTDGSFKLICKFLKHFDELLDAPFIRIHRSYIVNSNFIKSYSKSAGGYVTLHDGTEIEVSTTYKEHLLKMMGV from the coding sequence ATGAAGATTAAAAGTATTATTGTTGACGATGAAAAAATTGCCAGGGATGTAGTAGCAAATTACCTGGAAAAATATTGTCCGGTAGTAGAAGTTATCGGGCAGGCGCAGCATATAAAAGAGGCGGTACCCATGATACAATCCTTACAACCTCAATTGGTTTTTTTAGATGTTGAAATGCCTTTTGGTAATGCATTCGATATTTTGGAAGCCTGCGAAGGCATTCCATTTGAAACTATTTTTATTACTGCATACAGTGAATATTCTTTAAAAGCGCTTAATTTAAGCGCAGCATACTACATACTGAAACCTATCGACATCACTGAATTGGTTGCGGCAGTAAATAAAGTACAGCTTTCTTTATTAAAGTCAGATGAATTTAACAGGAATAAAATACTATTACAAAATCTTCGATCAAAACCGGAACTTCAGCAAATTGCATTACCCACATTGCATGGTTTTGACATTATAAAAACAGCGTCCATTACAAGGCTGCAGGCAAAAGGAAATTTTACAGAAGTTTATTTTACAGACGGCTCTTTTAAACTCATTTGTAAATTTCTAAAACATTTTGATGAATTGCTGGATGCTCCGTTCATTCGAATACATCGCTCTTATATTGTGAACAGTAACTTTATTAAGTCGTATTCTAAAAGTGCAGGCGGTTATGTTACGTTACACGATGGAACTGAGATAGAAGTATCCACTACCTACAAAGAACATCTACTAAAAATGATGGGTGTTTGA
- a CDS encoding efflux RND transporter permease subunit — protein MSALENFTNKFKQFKPTTWSIKNKTSIYLIMLFVTLWGVMQFVTLPKEQFPDIVIPTIYVQTIYVGNSPKDIENLVTKPIEKQIKGITGAKINKVTSTSQQDYSAITVEFSTDVKTDIALQKVKDAIDKSKKDLPTDLTQEPTALEVSFSDQPIMYVNVYGDYDLVRLKKYADDLKDQLEELPQITRVDLVGAPEREFQINVDNYRMQAANVTFDDISRAVQYENLDVSGGLLNVGNMKRNLQLKGQLKTSEDISQILVRNTSGAPVYLKDIATIKDTTKERESYARLNGKNVITLNIIKRAGENLIETSDNVKQAVNELKAKEFPKDLGVVVTGDQSKQTKTSFNDLVNSIVIGFVLVLIILMFFMGVTNAFFVALSVPLSMFVAFIFLPAADLIVGTHVTLNFIVLFALLFGLGIIVDDAIVVIENTHRIFTESKGKIDAPTSAKMAAGEVFIPVLAGTLTTLAPFVPLLFWPGIIGKFMIYLPTMLIFTLTASLIVAFIMNPVFAVDFMNHPEGEEKEKKTAIFKKPVFWALIVVGIILDLVGINMNSAVQGITTGTDIVKPGGSALFFGNLLIFFALLILLNRFVLDGLIHRFQNKVLPWIMSHYENLLRWALTGWRPVKLLLGTIALLIFTFIFFGARKVPVVFFPQGDPNYIYVYLKLPVGTSVEYTDSLTRVLEEKVNKVLGTENGKTNPAVESIIANVAVGANDPTSGDRSTRSELGRIQISFVEFEKRNGVSTKKYLDDIRSSLKGIPGAQISVDQEKGGPPTDPPINVEVVSDDFNDLTKTAVTLKNYLDSINIPGVEELKMDVDLTNPEITLTVDRERALAAGVSSGQIGDALRTALFGKEASKIKEGEDEYKIQIRNNEQQRNDLTALLNMDIMFRDMASGGAIKRVPISSVVKFDLTSTLGSVKRKNEKRTISLISNVLTGYTPTAVNADIAKAIDEFKKKPDDVMLRQTGEGAQQAETAAFLGKALLIALGSILVILVLQFNSVSKPIIILTEIIFSVIGVLLGFAITGMEVSILMTGMGIVGLAGIVVKNGILVIEFADELRGRGLKTREAVIQAGKTRIIPVLLTALAAILALIPLAIGFNINFVTMFSELNPHIYFGGDNNVFWKPLSWTIIFGLAFAFFMTLVIVPSMYLIGERLKRPMRRMFGGKWISFSFLLFPGLGFGNALAGGNMLLTLLLVLGFPILMIITWIKHKSEVTRRKRKLINDKNSSQAWNESWF, from the coding sequence ATGAGTGCATTAGAAAATTTTACAAACAAGTTCAAGCAATTTAAACCCACCACGTGGAGTATTAAAAACAAAACATCTATTTATTTAATAATGTTGTTTGTTACTCTTTGGGGTGTAATGCAATTTGTTACGTTACCAAAAGAGCAGTTTCCGGATATTGTAATTCCTACTATTTATGTGCAAACAATTTATGTAGGTAACTCGCCGAAAGATATCGAGAACCTTGTTACCAAGCCGATCGAGAAACAGATCAAGGGTATTACCGGTGCCAAGATCAATAAAGTAACGAGCACATCGCAACAGGACTATTCTGCTATAACGGTAGAATTTAGTACAGATGTGAAAACAGATATTGCGCTGCAAAAAGTAAAAGATGCGATCGACAAATCGAAGAAAGATCTGCCGACCGATCTAACACAGGAACCCACCGCATTGGAAGTTAGCTTTAGCGATCAGCCCATCATGTATGTGAACGTGTATGGCGATTATGACCTGGTAAGATTGAAAAAATATGCCGATGATCTAAAAGATCAGCTGGAAGAATTACCACAAATTACAAGAGTGGATCTGGTAGGTGCACCTGAACGTGAGTTTCAAATTAATGTAGATAATTATCGTATGCAGGCTGCCAATGTTACGTTTGACGATATTTCAAGAGCTGTGCAATACGAAAACCTGGATGTAAGCGGCGGCTTATTGAATGTTGGCAATATGAAGCGTAACCTGCAACTAAAAGGTCAGCTTAAAACATCGGAAGATATTTCCCAGATATTGGTACGCAATACCAGTGGCGCTCCTGTGTATTTAAAAGATATTGCTACTATTAAAGACACAACTAAAGAACGTGAAAGTTATGCCCGTTTAAATGGTAAAAATGTAATTACCTTAAACATTATTAAGCGTGCAGGAGAAAATTTAATTGAAACAAGCGATAATGTAAAGCAGGCTGTAAATGAATTAAAAGCAAAAGAATTTCCTAAAGACCTGGGTGTAGTTGTTACCGGTGATCAAAGCAAACAAACTAAAACATCTTTTAACGACCTGGTAAACTCTATTGTGATCGGGTTTGTGTTGGTATTAATTATCCTGATGTTCTTTATGGGTGTTACCAATGCGTTCTTCGTAGCATTAAGTGTTCCGTTAAGTATGTTTGTGGCGTTCATCTTTTTACCTGCTGCAGATCTTATTGTTGGTACGCATGTTACGCTCAACTTCATTGTGTTATTTGCGTTGCTGTTTGGATTAGGAATTATCGTGGATGATGCTATTGTGGTAATTGAAAATACGCATCGCATTTTTACGGAAAGTAAAGGAAAGATCGATGCTCCAACAAGTGCCAAGATGGCCGCCGGCGAAGTGTTCATTCCGGTATTAGCAGGAACGTTAACCACATTGGCTCCGTTTGTACCATTATTATTCTGGCCGGGCATTATTGGTAAGTTCATGATCTACCTGCCTACCATGCTGATCTTTACATTAACAGCATCGTTAATTGTTGCGTTCATAATGAACCCTGTGTTTGCGGTTGATTTCATGAATCATCCTGAAGGCGAAGAAAAAGAAAAGAAAACAGCGATCTTCAAAAAACCGGTCTTCTGGGCATTGATCGTTGTTGGTATTATACTGGATCTTGTGGGTATAAACATGAACAGTGCTGTACAAGGCATTACAACAGGTACAGATATTGTAAAACCGGGAGGTAGTGCGTTGTTCTTTGGAAATTTATTGATCTTCTTTGCATTGCTGATCTTATTAAATCGCTTTGTATTGGATGGTTTAATTCATCGTTTCCAAAACAAAGTATTGCCTTGGATAATGAGTCATTACGAAAACTTATTGCGCTGGGCTCTAACGGGATGGCGTCCTGTAAAATTATTATTGGGCACCATAGCATTATTAATATTTACTTTCATTTTCTTCGGCGCAAGAAAAGTTCCCGTGGTATTCTTCCCGCAAGGCGATCCTAATTACATTTACGTTTACTTAAAATTACCTGTTGGTACTTCGGTGGAATACACTGATTCACTAACAAGAGTATTGGAGGAAAAAGTAAATAAAGTATTGGGCACTGAAAATGGAAAAACAAATCCTGCGGTGGAAAGTATCATTGCCAACGTAGCAGTTGGTGCAAACGATCCAACAAGCGGCGATAGAAGCACCCGTAGTGAATTAGGTCGCATACAGATTTCCTTTGTTGAATTTGAAAAACGCAATGGTGTATCTACTAAAAAATATTTAGATGATATCCGGAGCTCTTTAAAAGGAATACCAGGCGCACAGATTTCTGTTGACCAGGAAAAAGGCGGGCCGCCTACAGATCCACCAATCAATGTGGAAGTAGTAAGTGATGATTTTAATGATCTGACCAAAACAGCAGTCACACTTAAAAACTATTTGGATTCTATTAATATTCCCGGAGTAGAAGAATTAAAAATGGATGTGGATCTGACCAATCCTGAAATAACATTAACCGTTGATCGTGAAAGAGCTTTGGCGGCAGGTGTATCCAGCGGCCAGATCGGCGATGCATTGCGTACTGCTTTGTTTGGTAAAGAAGCATCAAAGATCAAAGAAGGAGAAGATGAATATAAAATCCAGATTCGCAATAATGAACAGCAGCGCAATGATCTTACCGCCTTATTGAATATGGATATCATGTTCCGCGATATGGCAAGCGGTGGCGCTATCAAGCGTGTTCCTATCAGCAGCGTAGTAAAGTTTGATCTAACGAGCACATTGGGAAGTGTTAAAAGAAAAAATGAAAAAAGAACCATCTCTCTTATTTCAAATGTATTGACAGGTTACACACCAACGGCGGTGAATGCAGATATTGCAAAAGCAATTGATGAATTTAAAAAGAAACCGGATGATGTAATGCTTCGTCAAACAGGCGAGGGTGCACAACAAGCAGAAACAGCGGCTTTCCTTGGTAAAGCATTATTGATCGCATTAGGATCTATCTTAGTTATTCTCGTTTTGCAATTTAACTCTGTAAGTAAGCCTATCATAATTTTAACCGAGATCATATTTAGCGTTATTGGTGTATTACTTGGTTTTGCAATTACAGGAATGGAAGTATCAATATTAATGACAGGTATGGGAATTGTTGGATTAGCGGGTATTGTGGTAAAGAATGGTATCCTGGTAATTGAGTTTGCCGATGAATTGCGGGGAAGAGGTTTAAAAACAAGAGAAGCGGTGATACAGGCAGGTAAAACGCGTATCATTCCTGTATTGTTAACGGCACTGGCTGCGATATTAGCATTAATACCACTAGCCATTGGTTTTAATATAAATTTCGTAACTATGTTCTCCGAATTAAACCCGCATATTTATTTCGGAGGTGATAACAATGTGTTCTGGAAGCCATTGAGTTGGACGATCATCTTTGGTTTGGCCTTTGCTTTCTTTATGACATTGGTTATCGTACCATCAATGTATTTAATTGGAGAAAGATTGAAACGCCCGATGAGAAGAATGTTTGGCGGCAAATGGATATCATTTAGCTTCCTTTTATTCCCCGGTTTAGGTTTCGGTAATGCGTTAGCCGGAGGTAATATGCTGTTAACACTTTTATTGGTCTTAGGTTTTCCGATACTGATGATCATTACCTGGATTAAACACAAATCAGAAGTAACCAGGAGAAAAAGAAAATTAATTAACGATAAAAATTCCAGTCAAGCATGGAATGAAAGTTGGTTTTAG
- a CDS encoding efflux RND transporter periplasmic adaptor subunit, producing MKQYLIIGTTAVIVLLSSCGGKKDNNGGLSEKKAQLEKLKEQVKTLQAEVDKLDTSAANAQKAKLVAVQTIQLSDFTHYIKLQGKIDAENISYIAPSGAPGLVKAVYVKQGDHVRKGQALLKLDDAVMKQAYVTAQQNVENAKTQLAYLQNIYQRQQNLWNQNIGTEVQVISAKNNAATAENQLKTAQESAKQALAQLNTTNVNSDVDGIADIVNIRVGETFQGMTQQGPQIEIVNNSNLKAKGVIPENYLSSVSKGAAVIVTVPDVNKTINTTLSFVSASIDPLTRGFNVEAKLPTETLLKPNQVVEMKIKDYAANNSIVVPVATLQNDLTGKYIMVAVKEGGKLIAHKRTVTIGSINDDQLEIKEGLKAGDVLITDGFQGLYDGQVITTQ from the coding sequence ATGAAACAATATTTAATAATAGGAACAACAGCAGTAATCGTTCTTCTTTCTTCATGCGGAGGAAAGAAAGACAACAACGGCGGATTGAGTGAGAAAAAAGCTCAACTGGAGAAATTAAAAGAACAGGTAAAAACTTTACAGGCAGAAGTAGACAAGTTGGATACAAGTGCTGCCAATGCACAAAAAGCAAAACTGGTAGCAGTGCAAACTATCCAGCTATCAGACTTTACACACTACATAAAATTACAAGGTAAGATAGATGCCGAAAACATCAGTTACATAGCTCCTTCCGGAGCGCCGGGTTTAGTAAAAGCAGTTTATGTAAAACAAGGCGATCATGTTAGAAAAGGACAAGCCCTTTTAAAATTAGATGATGCAGTTATGAAACAAGCTTACGTAACTGCCCAGCAAAATGTAGAAAATGCAAAAACACAATTGGCGTATTTGCAAAATATTTATCAACGCCAGCAAAACTTATGGAATCAAAATATTGGAACGGAAGTGCAGGTAATAAGCGCAAAAAATAATGCAGCAACTGCAGAAAACCAACTGAAAACAGCCCAGGAATCTGCAAAGCAGGCATTAGCCCAATTAAATACAACGAATGTAAATAGTGATGTGGATGGCATAGCTGATATCGTGAATATAAGAGTTGGTGAAACATTCCAGGGAATGACGCAACAAGGCCCTCAAATTGAAATTGTAAATAATTCTAACCTAAAAGCAAAAGGCGTTATTCCTGAAAATTATTTAAGCAGCGTAAGCAAAGGAGCTGCAGTAATTGTAACAGTACCTGATGTAAACAAAACTATTAATACTACTTTAAGTTTTGTTAGTGCTTCTATTGATCCTTTAACTCGTGGCTTTAATGTTGAGGCTAAATTACCAACCGAGACTTTATTAAAGCCTAACCAAGTTGTTGAAATGAAGATCAAAGATTATGCTGCCAACAATAGCATTGTTGTGCCGGTAGCTACGCTGCAAAACGACCTTACCGGTAAATATATCATGGTAGCTGTAAAAGAAGGTGGCAAATTGATTGCCCACAAACGTACAGTTACTATTGGATCGATCAATGATGATCAACTGGAAATAAAAGAAGGATTGAAAGCAGGAGATGTTTTGATCACTGATGGCTTCCAGGGATTGTACGATGGACAGGTTATCACAACACAATAG
- a CDS encoding TolC family protein, with the protein MRRKLLLNLTTLFTLIITATTVTAQTKNEFSVKQAVDYGLKNSIQVKNALLDIKNQQQVNREVTSAAFPQISASAGLTHYYDIPVQPIPDFISPQFYNILTKNGVQNGNGQPITDPNHGVYPDLAFSFTLPWTSNIGVTLNQILFDGQVFVGLQAKNTVLNSFKKQAEVTQEQIKANVYKVYYQLVVAKKQQASIQANIDNISKQLNDTKEIYKNGFAEKLDVDKITVQLNNLQTQKEKIENQVSAGNAALKMLIGMPQKEELILTDTLNEDELKQNILDESYNYEDRKEFQLLSITTKMSQYNVKRYQLSKIPTLSGVASYGKNAFGTDFDFYKGTWYTSSYVGVNLKIPIFTGFNTNSKIQEAKIAVEKSKNSLEQLKQSIDNDVVQSRENMKTALATIDNQKQNIQLAESVFKSTQLKYAQGLGSNQEMYDAQTQLEIAQNNYYSSLYDAIVAKISYLQAVGKL; encoded by the coding sequence ATGAGAAGAAAGCTTTTACTAAACCTAACTACATTATTTACGCTGATAATAACGGCAACTACCGTTACCGCACAAACGAAAAATGAATTTTCGGTAAAGCAAGCCGTCGACTATGGGTTGAAAAATTCTATACAGGTTAAAAATGCATTGCTGGATATTAAAAACCAACAACAAGTTAATCGTGAGGTAACTTCGGCTGCCTTTCCTCAAATAAGTGCAAGCGCAGGGCTTACTCATTATTATGATATTCCCGTGCAACCTATTCCGGATTTTATCAGCCCTCAGTTCTATAATATCCTGACAAAAAATGGTGTGCAAAATGGAAATGGACAACCCATTACAGATCCTAATCATGGAGTATATCCGGATCTAGCATTTTCTTTTACGCTCCCCTGGACCTCTAATATAGGAGTAACCTTGAACCAGATATTATTTGATGGGCAAGTTTTTGTAGGATTACAGGCAAAGAATACCGTATTAAATTCTTTCAAAAAACAAGCTGAAGTAACGCAAGAGCAGATCAAAGCCAATGTTTACAAAGTTTATTACCAGTTGGTAGTTGCCAAAAAGCAGCAGGCAAGTATACAGGCAAATATTGATAATATTTCTAAACAGCTTAACGACACAAAAGAAATTTATAAGAATGGCTTCGCGGAAAAATTAGATGTAGATAAAATAACCGTTCAGCTAAATAATCTTCAAACTCAAAAAGAGAAAATAGAAAACCAGGTATCGGCAGGCAATGCAGCTCTAAAAATGCTTATCGGGATGCCACAAAAAGAAGAATTAATTCTTACAGATACATTAAATGAGGACGAGCTAAAACAAAACATTTTAGATGAATCCTATAATTATGAAGATAGAAAAGAATTTCAACTTTTAAGTATAACCACTAAAATGAGTCAGTATAATGTTAAACGCTACCAGTTAAGCAAGATACCTACATTATCCGGAGTGGCGAGCTATGGAAAAAATGCATTTGGAACCGACTTTGATTTTTATAAAGGAACCTGGTACACCAGCTCATATGTTGGAGTAAACCTTAAAATTCCAATCTTCACAGGTTTTAATACTAATTCAAAAATTCAAGAGGCTAAAATTGCAGTTGAAAAATCAAAAAACAGTCTGGAGCAACTAAAGCAATCAATTGATAACGATGTGGTGCAATCAAGAGAAAATATGAAAACAGCGTTAGCTACTATTGACAATCAAAAACAAAATATTCAATTAGCGGAAAGTGTATTCAAGAGTACTCAATTAAAATATGCACAAGGATTGGGCAGCAACCAGGAAATGTACGATGCACAAACTCAATTAGAAATAGCACAAAACAATTATTACAGCTCGTTATACGATGCCATTGTTGCCAAAATAAGCTATTTACAAGCGGTAGGTAAACTTTAA
- a CDS encoding TetR/AcrR family transcriptional regulator — translation MIATDTVERIRTQANDLFMQYGFRSVSMDDIATKLGMSKKTIYQFYADKDELIDAVVEQVLLQNKECCVSDVKTADNAVHEIFLAIDMVVEMFSKMNPSLLFDMQKYHPNAFAKFQKHKNDFVYNVVKENIVRGIKEELFRADINIELIARFRVETMMLPFNPEFQSKVRLNMIGIHEGLMIQYLFGLASPKGHKLILKYQQERNKK, via the coding sequence ATGATAGCGACAGATACAGTTGAAAGAATAAGAACACAGGCGAATGACCTGTTTATGCAATACGGCTTTAGAAGCGTAAGCATGGATGATATTGCCACCAAATTAGGCATGAGCAAAAAAACCATTTACCAGTTTTATGCCGATAAAGATGAACTGATCGATGCTGTGGTGGAACAGGTTTTGCTACAAAACAAGGAATGCTGTGTTAGCGATGTAAAAACGGCCGACAACGCAGTACACGAAATTTTCCTGGCAATTGACATGGTAGTGGAAATGTTCAGCAAAATGAATCCTTCTTTGCTGTTCGATATGCAAAAGTATCACCCTAATGCTTTTGCCAAATTTCAAAAGCACAAAAACGATTTTGTGTACAACGTTGTAAAGGAAAATATTGTCAGGGGGATAAAAGAAGAGCTGTTTAGAGCAGATATTAATATTGAATTGATAGCACGATTTAGAGTAGAAACCATGATGCTGCCTTTTAATCCTGAGTTTCAGAGCAAAGTGAGATTGAATATGATCGGCATACACGAAGGGTTAATGATACAGTATTTATTCGGCCTTGCTTCACCTAAAGGACACAAGTTAATTTTAAAATACCAACAGGAAAGAAATAAAAAATAA
- a CDS encoding DUF502 domain-containing protein, whose amino-acid sequence MKGFDYKKLFQYFLQGLLILAPISITFWAITTAFNFIDGILPNLVDAVFSRKPGDGHINHIPGLGFLIIIAIVFFVGYISSSFIFNKVVSAFDQLLQRTPGIKFIYSTLKDFFEAFAGEKKKFTKNVLANVDDNDVWRVGFITQDDMEEFGLKDYVSVYVPMAYSVAGNVYIIPKSRIRPITNISATQTMKFAVSGGVTSIDDYHHHKEI is encoded by the coding sequence ATGAAAGGATTCGATTACAAAAAGCTGTTTCAGTATTTTTTGCAGGGATTGTTGATATTGGCGCCCATTTCCATTACTTTTTGGGCAATTACTACTGCTTTTAATTTTATTGACGGCATTTTACCCAATTTGGTGGATGCTGTTTTTTCAAGAAAGCCGGGCGATGGGCATATTAACCATATTCCGGGACTTGGCTTTTTAATAATTATCGCCATTGTCTTTTTTGTTGGATACATTTCTTCTTCTTTCATCTTTAATAAGGTTGTTTCTGCATTTGACCAGCTTTTACAAAGAACCCCCGGAATAAAATTTATATATTCAACACTAAAAGATTTCTTTGAAGCATTTGCGGGCGAAAAAAAGAAATTTACTAAAAACGTATTGGCAAATGTGGATGATAACGATGTTTGGCGTGTTGGATTTATTACACAAGATGATATGGAAGAGTTTGGATTAAAGGATTATGTGTCTGTTTATGTACCAATGGCTTATTCGGTAGCGGGAAACGTGTATATCATTCCTAAAAGCAGGATTCGCCCTATTACAAATATCAGCGCTACACAAACCATGAAGTTTGCGGTGAGCGGTGGTGTTACCTCCATCGATGATTATCATCATCACAAAGAAATATAA
- a CDS encoding zinc dependent phospholipase C family protein: MRKYLQRLAIIVLLLSFSLQSYCWGFFGHQKINYYAVFLLPPEMLVLYKPNINFITEHAVDPDKRRYAVKNEAPRHYIDIDHYGKYPWTEVPRKWKDAVAKFGEDTLQAYGIVPWYVPQMLGKLTKAFKDKDFSKIMKYSAEIGHYIADAHVPLHASENHDGQLTNQKGIHAFWESRVPELLADKQFDFFIGKAAYIKDPNDFIWARVLESGQEADSVLSIERQLTKEFGPDKKYSFEERNGQVIRQYSTAFTIAFNERLNGMVERRMRQAIFAVASFWYTAWVNAGQPDLKGLVDQKFSAEDAKEFEELNTQWQSGSKMIGREE, from the coding sequence ATGAGAAAATATTTGCAACGACTTGCTATCATTGTATTGCTGTTAAGCTTTAGCCTGCAATCTTATTGCTGGGGCTTTTTTGGGCACCAGAAAATAAATTACTATGCTGTTTTTTTATTGCCTCCGGAGATGTTGGTTTTGTACAAGCCAAACATAAATTTTATAACGGAGCATGCGGTGGATCCAGATAAAAGAAGGTACGCTGTAAAAAATGAAGCGCCCCGCCATTATATAGACATTGATCATTACGGAAAATATCCATGGACGGAAGTGCCACGCAAATGGAAAGATGCTGTTGCAAAGTTTGGAGAAGATACCTTGCAGGCTTATGGAATTGTTCCATGGTATGTGCCGCAAATGCTGGGTAAGCTTACCAAAGCCTTTAAGGATAAGGATTTTAGCAAGATAATGAAATACAGCGCAGAGATCGGCCATTACATTGCCGATGCACATGTGCCGTTACACGCAAGTGAAAATCATGACGGACAACTCACCAATCAAAAAGGTATCCATGCATTTTGGGAAAGCCGAGTACCGGAATTATTAGCAGATAAACAATTTGATTTTTTTATTGGTAAAGCTGCTTATATAAAAGACCCGAATGATTTTATCTGGGCAAGAGTATTGGAAAGCGGTCAGGAAGCAGATTCCGTTTTATCAATCGAACGACAACTCACCAAAGAATTTGGTCCCGATAAAAAATATTCTTTTGAAGAAAGAAACGGGCAGGTGATCCGTCAATATTCCACAGCGTTTACAATTGCCTTTAATGAACGCTTGAATGGTATGGTGGAAAGAAGAATGCGCCAGGCAATTTTTGCGGTAGCTTCCTTCTGGTACACAGCCTGGGTTAACGCCGGGCAACCAGACCTAAAAGGGTTGGTAGATCAAAAATTTTCTGCTGAAGATGCCAAAGAATTCGAAGAGTTAAATACACAATGGCAATCGGGAAGTAAGATGATCGGAAGAGAAGAGTAA
- a CDS encoding leucine-rich repeat domain-containing protein: MKILFSQPLLTVIYLWCLSCSTHTKSIKTFQSLNKDSVYITSTRLLQSNKIPDSVFQIKNLKTLIVHGEDCDYGGSNCWMIAEIPASIGNLTNLDTLRLTLGAFKKLPKEISNLKNLRFLDLTDTYLSDIDNLISLKSLDQLLLYGCNLSKLPDNISELTHLRVLGLTGNNLDAQEINRIRKALPNCKVHFN; encoded by the coding sequence ATGAAAATACTTTTTTCTCAGCCACTATTAACTGTAATTTATTTATGGTGTTTGTCTTGTTCAACACATACTAAATCAATAAAGACATTCCAATCCTTAAACAAAGATTCTGTTTACATAACTTCAACCAGGCTTTTACAAAGCAATAAAATTCCCGATAGTGTTTTTCAAATAAAAAATTTAAAAACCTTAATAGTACATGGGGAAGACTGTGATTACGGAGGTTCAAATTGTTGGATGATAGCAGAAATTCCTGCGTCTATCGGCAACCTTACAAACCTGGATACATTAAGATTAACATTAGGAGCATTCAAAAAATTACCAAAAGAGATCTCAAACTTAAAAAATTTAAGATTTTTAGATCTTACAGACACATACTTATCTGACATTGATAATTTAATATCTCTAAAAAGTCTTGACCAGCTCTTGTTGTATGGTTGTAACTTGTCAAAATTGCCTGATAATATTAGTGAACTAACTCACTTAAGAGTTCTTGGGTTAACAGGTAATAATTTAGATGCCCAGGAAATTAATAGAATCCGGAAAGCGTTGCCCAACTGTAAAGTTCATTTTAATTAA